In the genome of Scatophagus argus isolate fScaArg1 chromosome 20, fScaArg1.pri, whole genome shotgun sequence, the window AGCCATCGTTAATATTATTGCTTAGGTCCGTTCTTATGTTACTGTGGCAGTTATGTTTGCTTTGAAAAGGCCTGTAACCCGAGATTCTGTATTTTTGCGGCTTCACCAGCACATCACTAGGATTAAATTTATCATTTTACAACTCATTTCCCTTAAAAGCTGCCTGATTCAATGAAGAAACCCgaataaacagacagacattattAATAAATGGAATCCTCATATTAAGTACAGTAAAATCatgtagaaaagaaaagtcGATATGATGGACATAACAGATCAGTGTTAAAGAATGGTGAAGCTTCTTCAGGTCCAGCCCCGATTTCCCTTGTGAACACCCACaccacttacacacacattttggctATTTTGGCTCGGCATTAAAGCATTAATTGTACCCTCACATTGATAACTACATGACAGAAATCCAAGCATATCTAAATAATAGGGGATCACCCAGTCaaagtacaataaaatacaCTCCCAAAATCTGCATTCCAGGCAGGAAGTCATAAATTCGGTGGACAAACCGGTCAATAATCCTCTCAGTTTGTCCTGATGCAGGTTTGAACAACGCAATAATCTGATAAATTCTGCCACTACCGATGTGAATTATGATTATGAACGTATAATCTCTGAAATACTACATTATTATGACAGAATAAGCTTTTTAAACTGGGTGAAGCTCCATTTACAGCGGACCTTGGTCGTATTTGGCAGTTTAGAAAATAATCAGAGATTGCACTGCAAGCAGCTCTTATCTAACAGCACACTTGCTGGCTGCAGGTTTCGGTGGTGACTGAAACCTGTTGCAAAAGCtttcttgttgtttatttgGCTGTTTTGTATGTACAATCAAAGTAGAATTTCACTGACCAAATAGCAAGGAagattattattgtcatttttatgtgaGTGAATTTCTATAAACACAATAGCAGACAGATCTGGTATTGGTAGACAAATCagtcatttcactgtgtgtattatCAACACATTTTCTGACTCTGACTACTGATGGTGACATTCAACATCTGTACTCCTGTGCAGGTCTGCAGAATGTCCGGCAGACGGGCTCTGAAGGCCGTGCTCATCGATCTGAGTGGGACTTTACACATAGAAGACACAGCAGTGCCAGGAGCGCAGGACGCCCTCAACAGGTCAGAAACAGCCACTACACCAGAGACAAGCAGAAAATGGAGGGTGAAATGGAGGCTGCatgaattaaattgaaatgaaatttaacatgcataataaattaattactgatagatagatagatactttattgatcctgaggtAAATTCAAGTGTACTGTTGCGCATCAACACTGAGTGAAGTTGGAGCTTTTGGGGTTGCCAAAAATGTTGCTGCCTGTCCTTTGAAGCACAGGTGTCTTCCAGGATTATTGcatcattcattttgttattctATATTCATATGGATTCTAAATGGTCTTTTAACTGCAAGGTGCTCTTGTTTTGGTGCTGGCAGGTTACGGCAGGCATCTGTGGCTGTTAAGTTTGTGACCAACACGACAAAGGAGAGCAAGAGGAACTTACTTGAACGACTGCAGCGTCTCAATTTCAACCTCCAGGTAGAACATCCAAAGCCATTCTCCTGCACTTGAAGTTCAGTTGCTCAAACAAACAGAGCCTAAAGTCAAGGAAGTTGGCTAAATTACTTATTTGCTGATTTTGACCTCTGGAGtggcagatttttttcctgattttgtttttgaaaattgaCTTCACTCGGCAGGAAAAAGAGATCTTCACTTCACTAAGTGCTGCAAGGAGTTTGTTAGAGCAGAAAAGACACAGGCcgctgctgctggtggaggaCAGTGCACTGGAGGACTTCACTGGTATaaagctgtgactgtgtgtgtgtgagtgtgagagagaggaagggaaacagagacagaccaAGCTTCAGTTGCttaattgtctttattttgagtGTTCTCcatgtttatttctttcaaaacTCCTTTGTTTTAGTAATCAAATCAGtctaaacaaatgaaaaatcactGCAGATTCTGTTATTGTCGTGCATCATTCACTCTTTGTCAGCAGTGACAAAACCCACTTTGGTTTTATCTTAACCACAGTGACAAACCTTTAGTGTATCCGTCAGTTTCCTATTTGCTCCCGTTGAGGTCAGTCTTGACGTGTAACCTAAAGTGGTCAAATAATCCAAGCCCCCATTGTTCACATACCGTGAccaacacaagacaaacaaaaccatttaATATAATGTGTGATATGAAAATACACTTTGCATTTGTGAATCTGCAGGTATCCGTACTAAATTGCTTGCTAAATAATTATATCAAGATTAAAACTGATCTGAACTAATCTGACTGTATATAATAGCAAAAGTCTTTCCATCTCCAGGTATTGACACCTCAGAACcaaatgctgttgttgttggactCGCCCCTGATCACTTCAACTATCAAACACTCAACAAGGCCTTCAGGTAGTAAACTCATTCATGAGACACACTCTTTAGTCAATCCCAGAACATCTGAGTTCCTTTGATTAGAAAGTTTTCCTGACAGGTTAGATAATTGagataattttctgttttcctttacttttctttggttttgttaAAACATGGGTCTAAATGAGTATGAGCTTTGCTTGCTTTTTGAAAAGCTGGAATTGCAGAATCACTGACTTtgtaaggttttttttctcctttttcctaATTATTAGTTTTCATTATAGTACAGCACAGTAAGACTGGGCGATATGGCaaaaaatatgataatgatTCCAATTATTATTTAAAGCTTTGCCAGCttttacaaaacaatacaaGTTAGCTCAGCTTGTCATCTATGAAAAGAATGGTGTTGTGGCTGGAATGGAACCTTTTCAGACAAGATTAGCTGCTGTTCTCCCCTTGGTTGGGTCTGATGCTGTGTTACCTTTTTGTCAACAAGTTCCTTAGCTGTGGAAGATAATGCAAGTTCATTTCTAGCACTTACGCATAACGAGCTCCGCACAGCTGTGTAAAACAAGCTGGGTGTGGATTAAGATGATGACTGAAGATATCGCATTTCTGCAATTTGTGTTCTGCCAGCTCAGAAACAGGCGTTAGAGAAATCTGTGATTCTGTCTCCCTTTTGTCGAAGTCTGTTTAATCGCCTCCGCTGTGGGATCTGCTCTGAAATTAAGCTGCTGTCCACTGTGTAGAGGAGCTCAGCCCACCCTCATGCAAACAGCCAGTGGCACAGACAACAGAGCCAGTGCAGCCTTTTGATTATGTGTATTTCTTCCTAGAATGATACTGGAAGGAGCTCCTCTCATTGCCATCCATAAGGCTCGGTACTACAAACGTAAGGATGGTTTGGCCCTCGGCCCTGGGCCCTTTGTGACGGGGCTTGAGTTCGCCACAGACTGTACAGCTACTGTGGTTGGCAAGCCAGAACAGACCTTTTTCACACAGGTTAGAAactcattgttttattttgcttccttttttaCTCAAGTAAGAAACCTTTAAACCATACTGATACTTGAAATCACATTTTGCTGAAATCCCCCTTATGATATGCctctattttttttgtattgaatAGGCTCTGTCTGATTTAGGATGCAGCCCAAGTGAAGCTGTCATGATAGGAGATGTGAGTATATTGCCAATTGTGTTTCATTAACAGAAAGTTAATTAAGTTAATATTCAACAGTGGAGACACAAGGAGTGGCAGATTTCTCGCAACCCAGAGAGCGCTGGTTGTTCTTGGGAATCAAACCTGACACCATTCACTGCCAGTAGAAACATCACGCcattttctttcagattttttatttttatttttttatttatttataatgtacCTCAGTATTCACTATTTGGTCAAAACGTCTTTCTGGTGGAACATCACCCCAAATGAATGTtagtttgttgatgttttcctGCAGGATGCCAGAGATGATGTGGGCGGGGCTCAGAATGCAGGAATGTTGGGAATTCTGGTCAGAACCGGTAAGAACGATCTTCTTCCTCCACTGAATCCTCATCCCTCCACCAATTTCACTTATCCTTCCAGTCCTTCCCTTTCCTGCGTCTGCCTAAACTTTTCTGACAGCAAATGACTATTGCACAATGACCAGAAATTGAGGCTCTTTTACTCCCCCTCAtctctcagtctttttcttcCACTGTAATCCATTATTCTTACAGTATACTTACAGTATAAGCTACAGTATATACTAACCCAATTACTACGATGTTTATcatctctcctgtcctctctcaggTAAATACAGGGAAGGAGAtgagaataaaataaacccTCCTCCCCACCTGACATGTGACAGTTTCCCCGACGCCGTAGAGCACATCCTGAAGAGCCTGTTGTAAGCTGTTTGATTTGCACAAGACTGTAACTCCAAGCTATCACTGTAGACTGTTGACTGTAGACACTGGAAGGACAAAAGTAACTAAATTATTCCCCTCATCCTATCAGTCAAAAAATTAGCCACCCCATAATTGTTGTAAGTCTCAGTGATTgtcccaaaatcaaaaaaatgaacataatcTGCACACAATTTACATTTGAATGTGGGACCACTTGATCTCTTTAAGTTCATAATGTtgaaaagtaagaaaagtaAAGCCTGCATTTCAGAAATACTCACCACCTGTTGCCACAATAACAAATGTTCTGTCATTAAATCATAATCAGTATGAATAAATACTTGCTAGTAACtactgtttattattattactattattaactTTTTGCTCACAATCATtgcacagataaacaaaatgaatcagtaGTGTTGGCTCAGAATATCAAAGTTTTAAAGTACTGTTCAGTCACAGATGCGCTAAAAATGGTATGTATGAGAGAAAAACGATGCCTtacaaatgtcaaatatttcactgcagGTATTATCATGGAGACACATAAAGCTCATTTCATTTAGTTAAACCTGCTAAACTAATGATGTGGCTGTTTCTGTAAGTaagagaatttttttcttgCGTGTCAGACAGACTCGTACTCTCTCTCCCAGGCTGTATATCTGTCCATCAGGTTTCTGGCAGAGGGTTTGGAGTGCGCAGTGACTTCCAGGAAGTCAGCTGTTGTCACAGTTTCCAGCTGGATGGCAGGCATGTCGGTATCTCCTGTGAAGGACAATCCTAGTGAGAAGACAGTGTTTCATTCAGGGacatttgacagaaaaacagctgctgtgggGAGTCGATCTGCAAGATATcgcaggtttgtgtgtgtatgtgttgtcatGCCTTCCTGATGTAACTCCAGAGCATCGAAGATCTTGCGGACTGGTCTCATGGCAGCCTCCTTACACACCAGTCTTATATCAGAGCCGGAGTAACCCTCCATCCcctgaaatgcacacacacacacacacaaacaggcagatgTAGGTACTGTGGTATGATTGCACTGTCTCCTCAAAACGTTATGCaacatacacataaatgcatATTTAATATCCAACACGGAAGTTATTCAATTACAGTAAATTGTGAAGTAGATAAATTatgaaaagcattttttccaAACTGAAATTGCCCCAACTGTAACGCACCTTCGCCAGAGTTTCATAGTCCAGCTCAGTTCGTAGCTCCACCCCTCctgtggagctgaggggaggCAGCCAATGAGAGATCATGGCTTGGCGAGCTGGCGAGGAGGGAAGACTAACTAGAATCCTTTTCTCTAACCTCCTGAGCATGGCATGGTCCAGTTCCCTGAGAACAGAGCAGGAACAGATGCACATCAGTAAACAGATGTTCGCTTCTTGTTCACTTCTAGTCCAGACATCCTTAATTACTTATATTTTTCTTCAATGCAATTTCACTGACATAAAAAATTGCACCATGATTTTGTAgg includes:
- the hdhd2 gene encoding haloacid dehalogenase-like hydrolase domain-containing protein 2, which translates into the protein MVCRMSGRRALKAVLIDLSGTLHIEDTAVPGAQDALNRLRQASVAVKFVTNTTKESKRNLLERLQRLNFNLQEKEIFTSLSAARSLLEQKRHRPLLLVEDSALEDFTGIDTSEPNAVVVGLAPDHFNYQTLNKAFRMILEGAPLIAIHKARYYKRKDGLALGPGPFVTGLEFATDCTATVVGKPEQTFFTQALSDLGCSPSEAVMIGDDARDDVGGAQNAGMLGILVRTGKYREGDENKINPPPHLTCDSFPDAVEHILKSLL